GAAACGAAGCTTTTCGACAAAAATCGAGCAAAACATTCCTTGAACTTGTGTCACTTCTTTTCACGGTATCTCCATTTTCATTCCAGCTGAATGCGAGGTCTTGTAAACACCTGTCGTACCACCACTGCGGCATCACTTAACCTTTCGTGTCCTCACAAAGCCATGAATTAGGCACAATAAGACATCCTTGAATCCAAATCGCAAAAAATCGTCCCCTCACCTTGTTTTTAAAGGGGTTTTCTGTAGGGCAAAGAAACTGGTTCTCGGGGTCAGGGTGGGGATTGAACTGtgagggaagaaaaatgtctaaaaaaaaaaaagaaatacatctTCCAACTGTCCTTGAAAAAAAGACCACTTGCCAGTTTTGGAGCAGGAGgtggacaaaagaaaacaacagtgGGGCTGGCGggagccctaaccctaacccactATAGTACCCTCAgagatttgggggggggggggggggggcaccaaGGGCCACCTTCGAACTTTCCTACTTTGCTAATCTGCCTAAAAGTCTGGAAGGAAGTTCAGCCTTAGATTCTCCTTGGACAAGCACCAGCAACTGCTTCTGTCAGATTGTGaagtcgtaaaaaaaaaaaaaaatacccactTCATTAATATTCTGACACTCTTTACAAATGGATCACTTGCCTGTTTAGGGGCAGGTGTCAGCACCAGGGTggactaaaaaacaaaacaaaaaaacgctAAAGAACATTCAAGAGCTAATACGTTTTCTCACTCTTTGAATACACGTCTACAAAATGATCATTCGAGGTCCGGTCGGTGGTTCCGAGTCTGCTGCCCAAACATTATGACAGTCGCGGTCAAGACAGATCGCTACTTTGGACCACCCGCCACCGTTCGGCACATACACACGATACGATTTACAGCGACATAAGTCAACAGTCTATTGCaataatttgaataaaaacttTCTATTTCACTTTTTCAAACCATAACATACGGTGTTACACTTATTACTAAGAATAATTCAActacattttttaatctgttAGCAAAAATAATTGGTGTGTAGTacatcatttcaaatttacaAATATACTTTTgatctggctttttttttttttttttttttttaaaggcatttCATTACACCGCCTTAGACCTCCGGAAGCTTCCACGCCAGAGGGAAACGCCTTCCGAAGGTAGTCCAATGCAACAGTGGATAAAAGACTTTTCAACACATCTTTTCCAGACTATACCGTTCTCAGGGCTACCTCCAGAGAGAGATTAGGGAACCATCCAAAACCCAAATATCCCAAGGGACATGCGGAGTAGTGGGGCTAATCCCTAATCACCAGGCAAGTGGGAGATATCCAGGCATCCAATTCCCAGCAGGGTAGTGCGACTAGCCCACATTCACGAGGGAAGTGGGAGTCAtgccaacacaaaaaaattgggtAATGGGGCCATCCCATATTCACCCCAGCAGTGATGGCTGTTCCACACCAACTAAATCAGGGGAATTGAGAACCCATCAGATAACCAAAACCAGCACTGGGCTACCGGGGGGGTCACCCTAATGGTTTCTGATTTCTCCTAACCTGCTCAACTTGTCTCAAGTTCAGTTCAGCCTCGGATTTGCTATGCGTTCGAGTAGCACCACGCCTGTGTCCGCAAGCAGAACACATGCTTCTTTTAGTGCAGTTAACTttgtaaaggaaaaaaaacatccacctgaccctacaaaaaaaaaaagtttcagacGATCAGCAGCGCAAAGGAGTCAAACAGCGACCGCTCTCCAGACTAGATTTGACagaacaaaccaaaaaaacgtAGTCTCCATTTTACTCTtccgctatttttttttttgttttgctccgAAGCCAGTTTTAGCTAGTGGAGCAACTCAAAACATGATTATAATTGCAAGACGATCGGACTGCTGTCTCCAAGCAAAGCTACCAGCTAACACTGCGGTACAGGCACAAACATGATAAAGCACACATCAATGTCAGGATGGTTTTCCGATACAATCGTGTAGAAAAGTCGCTTTGTTGAGAAGAACACGAGGCATCGGGTGAAACATTTTGTCGGTTGAGTTACTTTGCCCGTTTGGCATGGCGCGCTTCACCTTTCGCCAGGCACTTAAAATACTCCCGCTCTCTCTCTTATGGCATTTGTACTCCACGTTGCTGCAATCAGGCCGGAAATATAATTTATCGGGAATTCCAAAACATGTGAATCCTTCAAGAATGTGAAATGTCGTCGAAACCGCACTTTGCGCACAGATCAcaaaaaattcatttcaaaagtgcCTAATGCAAACCTCTTGCCAAACGTGTGAATCAATTAACTCTCCTTCTGCACATTATTGCACAAGGGAAGGCCCGCCAACATTGTCtccactcaaaaaaaaaaaaaaaaaaaaaaaaaaaaaaaaaaaaaagtgttgccCGGGAAATAAAATGGTTGCGACAAGGTAAGGGACATGTCAAAGCTTCAcatgatgcaaaacaaaaagagaatcgattaaaaaaatgacatcaggaTATAAAAAGACAACAGTGTTATACTTAAATACGTTTTAAAAATCGAGCGATGGCTGTGATGATGTATTGAGACAAGAGATACTAGTGACAGCGTCTTTAAACCCTCCTGTTTTGctttgggtcaaattgacccgtTGTCAAGTTTAACCCTTCTGTTATACTGTGGGTCAAATTGATCCATTGTCAAATTTCATCCCAAATTATGTTGATGGTCAGATTGAAATTTATAAACATCTTTAAATTATATATGTATTAAAattaaagaaggaaaaaagaaagatctgGAAGAAGTTACCCTAAAATATTCCCACCAAAGAAAATCTAGAATTTTTACTGGTCAATTTTATGAGagggaaatataaaaaaaacataacaaatttgctcattaaaaacaaaattacgaCACTATGAGGTCAGCAATAGGTTTTAGGCAAATCTTTTGTACTTGgtacacttttaaaaaaaatcttgatttTTACTGGTTAATTTGATTtagtttgaacaaaaaaattctgattTAACCCACAACAGAACAGAACGTCATGAGGCATTTCGGGGATGACGTTCCACCTTGTAGACAACTGATGGCAGTGTGCTCAAAGAACTGGTTATATCACAAGCGGGAGGGAGCAAAGGAGACAAATAAATTCATAATCTGAGCGCCTTCCCACTGCTCCCCCGTTtgcttaaaaacacacacaaaaaaagaatataaaaGTGCTGCTGCTTGTGAACTGATTTGAGGAGCGGTGCCCTGAATGTAAACAGGGGAGCACAGCATAAAAGAAGGGGAAACAAAGaaagggagggggaaaaaaaggatggaaataaaaggagTTGGCTGGTTTCTATTGCATATTAGTgctgagttttgttttttttcctggtcaAAAGCAGCGTTTTTGCATCCTCAATCCAGTGTGGGGTgccgcctcctccttctccctgCTTCCCTCTGCACAGTGTCGGATCCGGATTGActaggcgtgtgtgtgtgtgtgtacgtgtgtgagGACTTTCTGCCTGCCAAGCTaaccgcgtgtgtgtgtgcatgtgtgtgtgtgtgtgtgtgtgtgttgagtgtGTGGAGGATGTTGGTTGTGGGTGGGTTGCAGCTCAAGCGAAGTACATGGTCCTCAGGGTGTCATGGTGGATTTGGACAGCTTTGGCCAGTGCCTGCGGGTCTCGACCATTACTCTGACCTGACACGTGGCTGCCCTCGGCGCTGCACGGTGGACACAGAGCAAATACTGAATGCTAAAATGAACCATTTCCAACTAAAGGGGGggcattttctttgttttgcaatTATTAATCTCATCAGACAGCAAAAACtaaatgtttggaaaaaaaactagttGTAATCTCCGGAGAACCCACGGTATCTCAATTTGGGTGACCTGACGTGCAAGTTTTATGCTTTGAattgcatgcaaaaaaaattcaatcttACAATAAGTCATATATTTAAGGGACaattaaaacatcacaatTTTAAGGAGGATTTTTACAGGGACGGAAAAGATTGGAATCTTGCAAgagtaatgtttttttgtagaacagtcatttaaaaaaaaaaacttaatgacaaaaatagtGACTATTTGATAGcaaggttttgtttttcttaaaggaaagaaaatgtaaacttTTGAGATCAGCAGTATTCTACCCAGAGGAACAAAATCTTAATATTACAATGTGAGAGTCAAGACATTTGTAGCGGGATCGCACCCCTGTGGCCTTACCTGTCGTGTTCTTTGTCCACCAGATGGTAGCGGGCGCGGAAGGCCACCAGGTGGGCGTAGTATGCGGGCGCGGGGATGGACACCGAGCGGGTGCAGCGCACATAGGTGTGGCACAACTGGTAGGTGAGCAGCTGGAACTCGTCAGCCGTGAAACAGTTGTCGTCCCACAGCACGTGGTAGTGCGAGGGCCGGCTGGTGCCCTGCCAACCCGACGAAGCAATTGTCAGAATTTCATTGacaggaaataaaaacacatgacGATGAGAAAGCTCACCTGTATTCCAGCGTGACTGCAGAGGTAAAAGTCAAACTCGTAAGGATGCGTGATGTCCGTATCCACCGTCGTACCAGCGGGAATGTTTCCGCTGCGTCCGACCTGGCAAACACATCGGCGTTCCGTCACTTCTCACCGATAACATCCATTACACATATTTTTAGAATGAattcaataataattttttttaaagaaagagagggaaaaaCTTTCCCACTTTTTCCACTTTCCAGCACTGCAGCAAAAGCTTACAAAAAGGTAACTTGCGTGCCACAGCTCTCTGGGCCCTAATGCTTTACTTGACCGCTAATTAACAACCTGTGGAAAGGTGAACGGCGGAGCAATGCTACAAAAAGTAATCAAAGTGGCCCGCTCTGCTAAGAGCGGAAGGAAACGTACTCGCTCGTTGCGGTCGGCGCAGAAGAGGCGCGTGTGGTGGCGTTTCTGCACCACGATGTAGGTGATACCCGGCTGGTACTCCTTCTCCAGGCTGATGCAGGCCTCACGGATGGCCAGCAGCTCGTAATACAGCACCTGGACAACATGAAGCAAACTATTCACAAACGATGAAGGATATTCAGTTTCAGGTTGaacttaaaaatgcatttgatttcTTTACAAGTGAACTTAACTGGACCCTCTCTGAACTTTTGAATGCATATGTTTCAGCGCTCAACTCACAGTTCTCTAACAAGGATCTGAACGGCAAAATTCAGAATAGAAAGAAAATTTCCAAGGAAGTCCTCTTCTCTGCCTTTCTGTGACTCTTCCAGTCTCGCTGTTGAAACCTATTAATGGGTTAATGTCTGGCTCCCCTGACATCTGGATTTTGTTTGGCCTGTCTTATTGCTGCTGCCTCTCCTGTCTCCTAAATTCAATCTGGAAATGTAACAACGTACGGTGAGAAGTCTGCAATTTACTGTCACCCCCTTAAAAGGATTTCCATCAACAATTTGCATCAAGGAAGCTCCCCATGGTACGAAGTCAGTTAGAAGCTGACCTGTCTGAACTGGCCTTCAGAAACTCCGTCCCTGTAGAAAATGATGCGGGTGGGCTTGTAACGTGTGGACTTGTAGAATTGGATGAGCAGCTCGCGCACCATCGAGGCCAGATCCTGGATCACCTCCTGCCTGGGCCTCTGCACCCGCACGGTGGCGCAGTAGCGGCTGGGGTGGGCGTCCATGCTGCCCACCACCTGGGGGAGACAAAGCACACTCTTAAGTGTTCTCATGGAGCAGGCTTAAGCCCCCATGAACATAATACTAATCAAGATGGAATTTACTGCAGCAATGGAGGGCTTCTTGCCATCCCCGGCAGGCGGATGTGTCACATCGGCTCCCAGAAAGATGACTGGCTGCTGAAACACTGACGGCCTGCGAAGGgatgtgcacaaaatgagaagCGGCCATTGTTGAGTGAGCGTTCAAGCACTAAAGACGCAAAGGCTTTACCTTTGGTGTGGCACCAGGATGTTGTTGATGCCCCCCAGCTTGACGTTGATCTTGAGGCAGAGGTTGGAGAGGGTCTGAGGGGACGTCTTGACCACGTTCTTCACCTGGACGCACTGCGTGGCCATGCCCAGCAGCGTGTCTCCCACGCGCTTCACCTCCGCTGGATGTGGAGATATGAAGTCAACTCGCACAGTTCACGTCTGGCTAAGATGACATTATCGTCTTACCGTAGACGGGAGTTTTGCCAGGCAGAATGACGATGATGAGCTGTAATCCGGCGTAGGTGTTCTTCAGGTGTCTGAACATGGGCTCCACGCTGTCCGCTCCCTGCGCGTACTTGCAGAAGCACGGCTGGCCCTGAATGGGCATGCCGGCGTCCTTGGAGATCTTGCGTAGTTGGTCCGTGAACGCCCTAAACGGACATTTTGTTACGTTACGACCTAGCTGACAGCTTCGGTTTAAAACTAAAAACGCTTTAATCTCTTCTGACTTGAGAATGTCTTCCCGACACTGGCGCTGCGTTGCGAAGCAGGCGATGGCCCACATCTTGATTTCGACACCGGTGTGGAACTGCTTGCCCCTCATATCCCAAACCCCGTGACTGGGCGTGGCCACTGTGCGGTTCTGAAATGACAGGTGCAGTCTCACCTTGTGCACTCGGGATTATTAGAGTCAAATGTGCAGACGTTTACGAACAAGAACAAACACGCATCTCATTAATGATCGCATCTGGAATGGGCATTTAACTTTTTCCAAGAAATTTTCCCCAGTGTTATCATGGGGTTGTGCATACAATTTTGAGGGAAAACACAAATCTAATCAACTTTGGAAAAAGCCTGTAACCCtaacaaaatgaagaaaaagtgaAGCACTGTCAATATTATATAGATGCACAACACTTTTTTCGTAAAATTCAAGtggcacatttttttacatcaaaatCGTAATCATAAATAGGAACTATAGGTAGAGTCAATTTAATTAAtactaaaatgtatttttcaaagtGGAAAAGTTGAGATAAATTACACTTTCCACCCAAAACCACTTATTGTGATGCCCTTGTACAagcaaaaacacttttatgGCTCTTTCTAAAACTCATGACACAAACACTCAACTATCAAAggatcaaaaataaaacacatagATGTTAATTCCAATTGTGGCTTAGTCCCAActtatttttcttccccacATTATCTACGTTACAAAATTGAGCCCCAAGTAAGtacaacaaacacaacatgAAACAGAAGCCAGCGTGTTAGTTTCCCCGCTAAGTTAAGTGTGCCAGCCAGCCTGTCAGACATTAAACGAGAAAATGGGTGTGAAAAGAAGGGTACCATAAAGTGCTCTGTGCTCACCCTGCCGCCGTACTGCAGCATGGGGGCGGGTAGCACTCGCCCCGTCACGTGAGCCATCTCGTCGCGCACTTTGAACTGGAACTCCTGCACGAAGGGGTCGGCGTCGTAGTTGGCGCTGCGTACcttgaatgaaaagaaagaggaggtggaggatcAGCTTGGAATGTTTGCAATCGACGGAACCAGGATTTGTTCTGTGAGGCTCACCAGCCTGCTGATCTCTTCCTGTCTGTCAGGCGCGGAGCGAGCAGTCGCTTTGATCATGGTGGACGTCTGATTATCCGTCAGCTTCTTGATGCATCTTTGGCCCGCCACGATGTTGCACACCTGCCGCATTTGGGCCGGAGAGGTTCTTAAATCCGCTCATGATGGGAAAATCATCAGCACGTGATAGGCTTGACTCACCTCCAGGGGCAGGTAGGTGTGCTTCTGCTCCTGGCCCACCTGCAGACAGGGCAGGTGGGGGTACTTGAGCTGCAGGCTGTACTTCTCCCTGAAATACTGGGCTACGGTGCGCTCCACAGTCTGGCCATTCTCCAGCTGGAGGGGGAACCTGCATGTAAACAAAAGAGCAATTGTTACGAAAACTACTTAATGTAACTTTTGGAAGAATCAAATGGCGACAAACGGTTAAGTGGCAGCTTCCCTACTGGATGACTAATGCTGACTTCATGATGAAACCAGTCACCAAGCATCTGCAG
This DNA window, taken from Syngnathus acus chromosome 16, fSynAcu1.2, whole genome shotgun sequence, encodes the following:
- the LOC119135978 gene encoding protein argonaute-3 isoform X4, yielding MEIGTTGAVGAQSLFAMPRRPGYGTMGKPIKLLANCFQVEIPKMDVYLYEVDIKPDKCPRRVNREVVDSMVQHFKVTIFGDRRPVYDGKRSLYTANPLPVAPTGVDLDVTLPGEGGKDRPFKVSIKFVSLVSWHMLHEVLTGHSMPEPLELDKPISTNPVHAVDVVLRHLPSMKYTPVGRSFFSAPEGYDHPLGGGREVWFGFHQSVRPAMWKMMLNIDVSATAFYKAQPVIQFMCEVLDIHNIDEQPRPLTDSHRVKFTKEIKGLKVEVTHCGTMRRKYRVCNVTRRPASHQTFPLQLENGQTVERTVAQYFREKYSLQLKYPHLPCLQVGQEQKHTYLPLEVCNIVAGQRCIKKLTDNQTSTMIKATARSAPDRQEEISRLVRSANYDADPFVQEFQFKVRDEMAHVTGRVLPAPMLQYGGRNRTVATPSHGVWDMRGKQFHTGVEIKMWAIACFATQRQCREDILKAFTDQLRKISKDAGMPIQGQPCFCKYAQGADSVEPMFRHLKNTYAGLQLIIVILPGKTPVYAEVKRVGDTLLGMATQCVQVKNVVKTSPQTLSNLCLKINVKLGGINNILVPHQRPSVFQQPVIFLGADVTHPPAGDGKKPSIAAVVGSMDAHPSRYCATVRVQRPRQEVIQDLASMVRELLIQFYKSTRYKPTRIIFYRDGVSEGQFRQVLYYELLAIREACISLEKEYQPGITYIVVQKRHHTRLFCADRNERVGRSGNIPAGTTVDTDITHPYEFDFYLCSHAGIQGTSRPSHYHVLWDDNCFTADEFQLLTYQLCHTYVRCTRSVSIPAPAYYAHLVAFRARYHLVDKEHDSAEGSHVSGQSNGRDPQALAKAVQIHHDTLRTMYFA
- the LOC119135978 gene encoding protein argonaute-3 isoform X1 — protein: MEIGTTGAVGAQSLFAMPRRPGYGTMGKPIKLLANCFQVEIPKMDVYLYEVDIKPDKCPRRVNREVVDSMVQHFKVTIFGDRRPVYDGKRSLYTANPLPVAPTGVDLDVTLPGEGGKDRPFKVSIKFVSLVSWHMLHEVLTGHSMPEPLELDKPISTNPVHAVDVVLRHLPSMKYTPVGRSFFSAPEGYDHPLGGGREVWFGFHQSVRPAMWKMMLNIDVSATAFYKAQPVIQFMCEVLDIHNIDEQPRPLTDSHRVKFTKEIKGLKVEVTHCGTMRRKYRVCNVTRRPASHQTFPLQLENGQTVERTVAQYFREKYSLQLKYPHLPCLQVGQEQKHTYLPLEVCNIVAGQRCIKKLTDNQTSTMIKATARSAPDRQEEISRLVRSANYDADPFVQEFQFKVRDEMAHVTGRVLPAPMLQYGGRNRTVATPSHGVWDMRGKQFHTGVEIKMWAIACFATQRQCREDILKSEEIKAFLVLNRSCQLGRNVTKCPFRAFTDQLRKISKDAGMPIQGQPCFCKYAQGADSVEPMFRHLKNTYAGLQLIIVILPGKTPVYAEVKRVGDTLLGMATQCVQVKNVVKTSPQTLSNLCLKINVKLGGINNILVPHQRPSVFQQPVIFLGADVTHPPAGDGKKPSIAAVVGSMDAHPSRYCATVRVQRPRQEVIQDLASMVRELLIQFYKSTRYKPTRIIFYRDGVSEGQFRQVLYYELLAIREACISLEKEYQPGITYIVVQKRHHTRLFCADRNERVGRSGNIPAGTTVDTDITHPYEFDFYLCSHAGIQGTSRPSHYHVLWDDNCFTADEFQLLTYQLCHTYVRCTRSVSIPAPAYYAHLVAFRARYHLVDKEHDSAEGSHVSGQSNGRDPQALAKAVQIHHDTLRTMYFA
- the LOC119135978 gene encoding protein argonaute-3 isoform X3, giving the protein MEIGTTGAVGAQSLFAMPRRPGYGTMGKPIKLLANCFQVEIPKMDVYLYEVDIKPDKCPRRVNREVVDSMVQHFKVTIFGDRRPVYDGKRSLYTANPLPVAPTGVDLDVTLPGEGGKDRPFKVSIKFVSLVSWHMLHEVLTGHSMPEPLELDKPISTNPVHAVDVVLRHLPSMKYTPVGRSFFSAPEGYDHPLGGGREVWFGFHQSVRPAMWKMMLNIDVSATAFYKAQPVIQFMCEVLDIHNIDEQPRPLTDSHRVKFTKEIKGLKVEVTHCGTMRRKYRVCNVTRRPASHQTFPLQLENGQTVERTVAQYFREKYSLQLKYPHLPCLQVGQEQKHTYLPLEVCNIVAGQRCIKKLTDNQTSTMIKATARSAPDRQEEISRLVRSANYDADPFVQEFQFKVRDEMAHVTGRVLPAPMLQYGGRVSTEHFMNRTVATPSHGVWDMRGKQFHTGVEIKMWAIACFATQRQCREDILKAFTDQLRKISKDAGMPIQGQPCFCKYAQGADSVEPMFRHLKNTYAGLQLIIVILPGKTPVYAEVKRVGDTLLGMATQCVQVKNVVKTSPQTLSNLCLKINVKLGGINNILVPHQRPSVFQQPVIFLGADVTHPPAGDGKKPSIAAVVGSMDAHPSRYCATVRVQRPRQEVIQDLASMVRELLIQFYKSTRYKPTRIIFYRDGVSEGQFRQVLYYELLAIREACISLEKEYQPGITYIVVQKRHHTRLFCADRNERVGRSGNIPAGTTVDTDITHPYEFDFYLCSHAGIQGTSRPSHYHVLWDDNCFTADEFQLLTYQLCHTYVRCTRSVSIPAPAYYAHLVAFRARYHLVDKEHDSAEGSHVSGQSNGRDPQALAKAVQIHHDTLRTMYFA
- the LOC119135978 gene encoding protein argonaute-3 isoform X2, whose product is MEIGTTGAVGAQSLFAMPRRPGYGTMGKPIKLLANCFQVEIPKMDVYLYEVDIKPDKCPRRVNREVVDSMVQHFKVTIFGDRRPVYDGKRSLYTANPLPVAPTGVDLDVTLPGEGGKDRPFKVSIKFVSLVSWHMLHEVLTGHSMPEPLELDKPISTNPVHAVDVVLRHLPSMKYTPVGRSFFSAPEGYDHPLGGGREVWFGFHQSVRPAMWKMMLNIDVSATAFYKAQPVIQFMCEVLDIHNIDEQPRPLTDSHRVKFTKEIKGKEQTLLRQKKTFYLNSLCSLGLKVEVTHCGTMRRKYRVCNVTRRPASHQTFPLQLENGQTVERTVAQYFREKYSLQLKYPHLPCLQVGQEQKHTYLPLEVCNIVAGQRCIKKLTDNQTSTMIKATARSAPDRQEEISRLVRSANYDADPFVQEFQFKVRDEMAHVTGRVLPAPMLQYGGRNRTVATPSHGVWDMRGKQFHTGVEIKMWAIACFATQRQCREDILKAFTDQLRKISKDAGMPIQGQPCFCKYAQGADSVEPMFRHLKNTYAGLQLIIVILPGKTPVYAEVKRVGDTLLGMATQCVQVKNVVKTSPQTLSNLCLKINVKLGGINNILVPHQRPSVFQQPVIFLGADVTHPPAGDGKKPSIAAVVGSMDAHPSRYCATVRVQRPRQEVIQDLASMVRELLIQFYKSTRYKPTRIIFYRDGVSEGQFRQVLYYELLAIREACISLEKEYQPGITYIVVQKRHHTRLFCADRNERVGRSGNIPAGTTVDTDITHPYEFDFYLCSHAGIQGTSRPSHYHVLWDDNCFTADEFQLLTYQLCHTYVRCTRSVSIPAPAYYAHLVAFRARYHLVDKEHDSAEGSHVSGQSNGRDPQALAKAVQIHHDTLRTMYFA